A stretch of the Elephas maximus indicus isolate mEleMax1 chromosome 3, mEleMax1 primary haplotype, whole genome shotgun sequence genome encodes the following:
- the LOC126071487 gene encoding LOW QUALITY PROTEIN: immunoglobulin superfamily DCC subclass member 3-like (The sequence of the model RefSeq protein was modified relative to this genomic sequence to represent the inferred CDS: substituted 1 base at 1 genomic stop codon), with the protein MGRGLLLLLLLQDWGCTAGSELAFLREPEDAVAMRDHPLVLPCQVEGKPPLSISWQRDGLVLANDSGANLMLDGSLHLATLPSLRSLPSHAHEYHCVAQNRYGRLVRQRARVQLASLSHFHQHPESVEVEQGGVARFQGLIWGVPDPSISWEHNGMALSTADHRVMLLPGGIPHITSVSQADVGTYRSVARNVASTRHSQGAQLTLSSKQGPGEISVGTRQKVGPQRLLQEPEILSGPQNLTLTVHQTAVLECIATGYPRPLLSWSHLDGCSFGVEGIQVLGTGNLMISDVSVEHSGVYVCAANRPGTRVRRTASCWCREGKSPSLKVPSTTPLSAHLPTLPREFVQWPQFLSKPPGSSAIFTCVAQGVPKPRVVWLNGKVLSPVDKVXLTYNNSTLMVAGVSAEDEAIYQCVVNSAGSNQASAHLALTGAPEPLLNPRGLQATALSTSAIRLSWEPSPSSGDIIGYVLHLLPVCGRASWPGAPGGSSAALGFSTKVLNATTVQASWELPPQLEPIQGFKLFCHKLPAGHLERPLLLAGTVSSFLYTDLEPAALCEIKLQAFNGNGDGNSSARLVSLRDVPLTTHESKAGCSCSQDGSSSLPGVVVGIHVGLAALIVCLLCLFLGCKHR; encoded by the exons ATGGGCCgggggctgctgctgctgctgctgctccaggaCTGGG GCTGCACTGCAGGCTCCGAACTGGCCTTCTTGAGGGAGCCAGAGGATGCGGTGGCCATGCGGGACCACCCGCTGGTGCTGCCCTGCCAGGTGGAGGGCAAGCCGCCTCTGTCCATTTCCTGGCAGCGGGATGGACTGGTCCTGGCCAATGACAGTGGTGCCAACCTGATGCTGGACGGCTCCCTGCATCTGGCCACCCTGCCATCACTCCGGAGCCTCCCTTCCCATGCCCACGAGTACCACTGCGTGGCCCAGAACCGCTATGGGCGGCTGGTGAGGCAGCGGGCCCGGGTACAGTTGGCAA GTCTCTCTCACTTccaccaacacccagagtctgtgGAGGTGGAGCAGGGTGGAGTTGCCCGCTTCCAGGGCCTGATCTGGGGGGTGCCTGATCCCTCCATCTCCTGGGAGCACAATGGCATGGCCCTGAGCACTGCCGACCACCG GGTCATGCTGCTGCCTGGCGGCATCCCCCACATCACCAGCGTGAGCCAGGCTGATGTGGGCACCTACCGCTCCGTGGCACGCAATGTGGCCAGTACTCGCCACAGCCAGGGTGCCCAGCTGACCCTGAGTAGTAAGCAAGGACCAGGGGAAATCAGCGTGGGCACCAGGCAGAAAG TGGGACCCCAGAGACTGCTGCAGGAGCCGGAGATTCTGTCTGGGCCTCAGAACTTGACCCTCACAGTGCACCAGACGGCGGTGCTGGAGTGCATCGCCACTGGCTACCCGCGGCCGCTCCTCTCGTGGAGCCACCTGG ACGGCTGCTCCTTCGGCGTGGAGGGCATCCAAGTCCTGGGCACCGGGAATCTCATGATCTCCGATGTGTCTGTCGAGCACTCGGGCGTCTACGTCTGCGCCGCCAACCGGCCAGGGACCAGAGTCAGGCGCACAGCGTCCTGCTGGTGCAGG gagggcAAGAGTCCCAGCCTCAAGGTACCTTCCACCACGCCATTGTCCGCCcatctccccaccctcccccGCGAGTTTGTCCAGTGGCCACAGTTCTTGTCCAAGCCTCCGGGAAGCAGCGCCATTTTCACGTGCGTGGCCCAGGGTGTCCCCAAGCCCCGTGTGGTCTGGTTGAATGGGAAGGTGTTGAGTCCTGTAGATAAAGTATGACTGACTTACAACAACAG CACACTGATGGTGGCCGGGGTCTCAGCCGAGGACGAGGCAATCTACCAATGCGTGGTGAACAGTGCTGGCTCCAACCAGGCCAGTGCCCACCTGGCTTTGACAGGGGCCCCAGAGCCTCTCCTTAACCCCCGAGGCCTGCAGGCTACAGCCCTCTCCACCTCCGCCATTCGACTATCCTGGGAGCCATCCCCCTCCAGTGGGGACATCATCGGCTATGTGCTGCACCTCCTGCCTGTGTGTGGCAG AGCCAGCTGGCCCGGAGCTCCAGGAGGCT CCTCTGCTGCCCTGGGCTTCTCCACCAAGGTGCTCAATGCTACCACCGTGCAGGCCTCCTGGGAGCTGCCACCCCAGCTAGAGCCCATCCAAGGCTTCAAGCTCTTTTGCCACAAGCTGCCGGCAGGCCATTTGGAGAGGCCCCTGCTCCTGGCCGGCACTGTCAGCTCCTTCCTCTACACAGACCTGG AGCCAGCTGCCCTCTGTGAGATCAAGCTCCAggcattcaatggcaatggggatgGGAATAGCAGTGCCCGCCTTGTGTCTCTGCGTGATGTGCCCCTGACCACCCATG AGTCCAAGGCTGGTTGCTCTTGCAGCCAGGATGGGAGCAGCTCACTGCCTGGGGTTGTGGTGGGTATCCACGTGGGCCTAGCTGCCCTCATCGTTTGCCTCCTCTGCCTTTTCCTGGGCTGCAAACACAGGTAA